The DNA segment ATCCGCGAGTGGATTCGCGCGCTCTTCTTTTCTGGCCTGTTCATCACGGCGATGGCGCTCTCGTTTACCACCGAACAGATTACTGCCGTCTCCTCGCTCGGCGAACTGGTGGCGCTGTTTACCCAGGAAGCCAGCACTATCGACCAGATCGCGCTCTCGTTTCTCGCTGTGCTCGCCGCGACTGACACGCTGTTCCGTGGCGTCGCTGCGTCCGGACCGAGTGCTGACCAGGATGGTCCGGCGTGCCCCCAGTGTGGTCGGCCACTCGATGAGGACCTCGAGTTCTGTCACTGGTGTACGACGCGACTCGAACCGGTCGAAGACGAGACGCCATCGCCGTAACAGCTTCCCGGCTAGAGGAACTGACATCTACTGAATTTGCCGTGACACGGCCCCAGGAGTCCCTCTCGAGTGAAAAAATCAGTTTCGGGCTCGTTGAAACCCGCGGCTTACTTTTCGATAATACTCTCTTCGACTGGTTCGCCGAAGTGACGAGCCGTCTCTTCGTAATAAAGCAGCAGTTCGTCCCCTGGTGAGAGGCTCGTCACGGCCTTGCGTCCGTCTCTGGTGGCAACCTTGATCGTCTCGGCGTTCTGGAGCAGGGTTTCGATACGGTCGCCGCTTTCGGTCTC comes from the Natronosalvus amylolyticus genome and includes:
- a CDS encoding zinc ribbon domain-containing protein: MTMVRVLIAAGLSLLWPGVGHAMIREWIRALFFSGLFITAMALSFTTEQITAVSSLGELVALFTQEASTIDQIALSFLAVLAATDTLFRGVAASGPSADQDGPACPQCGRPLDEDLEFCHWCTTRLEPVEDETPSP